From a region of the Verrucomicrobiota bacterium genome:
- a CDS encoding tyrosine-type recombinase/integrase, which produces MKERYRIFLRRKSVYYAFDNTTKTFESLKTKNKAEATRLLMALNEAGKQPAMNLGLARVYLRHSDPMVSERTWQHVLDEIIKLKTGPTQYRWQSAAKDKAFDRIRRRLLIETQAEHFFEVLRKGTVSTNAYLRKTHNFALDMNWLPASIIPRRQWPAIHYKEKRAIKLEEHQQIIAAEVNPERKNLYQLCWHLGASQGDIAALKGEDVDWTNSTVSFFRKKTGVPVLVHLGSEALNLLKDLPSEGPLFPYLSRVRAGDRATEFKQRCQQLKIEGVTLHSYRYAWAERAKTAGYPERFAQEALGHNSKAVHRAYAKRALVKIPSLEEYEQKAAAHGALVQP; this is translated from the coding sequence ATGAAAGAACGTTACCGAATATTTCTCCGCCGCAAAAGCGTGTACTACGCTTTTGATAACACCACCAAAACTTTCGAGAGCCTTAAGACCAAGAATAAGGCCGAGGCTACGCGCCTGCTGATGGCCTTGAACGAGGCCGGCAAACAGCCCGCCATGAACCTCGGGCTTGCCCGCGTTTACCTCAGGCACAGCGATCCCATGGTCAGCGAACGCACCTGGCAGCACGTCCTGGATGAGATCATCAAGCTGAAGACCGGCCCGACGCAATACCGCTGGCAGAGCGCGGCCAAGGACAAGGCCTTCGACCGCATCCGCCGCCGCCTGCTCATCGAGACGCAAGCCGAGCATTTCTTTGAAGTGTTGCGCAAGGGCACCGTCTCCACCAACGCCTACCTGCGCAAGACCCACAACTTCGCCCTTGATATGAACTGGCTGCCGGCCTCGATTATTCCCCGGCGGCAATGGCCCGCGATCCACTACAAGGAGAAACGCGCCATCAAGCTTGAGGAGCACCAGCAGATCATCGCCGCCGAGGTGAATCCGGAGCGCAAAAACCTCTACCAACTCTGCTGGCACCTGGGCGCCAGTCAGGGCGACATCGCCGCGCTCAAAGGCGAAGATGTGGATTGGACCAACAGCACCGTCAGTTTCTTCCGAAAAAAGACCGGCGTGCCCGTGCTGGTCCATCTGGGCAGCGAGGCGCTGAATCTGCTTAAAGACCTGCCGAGTGAAGGGCCGCTGTTCCCCTACTTGTCACGCGTGCGCGCCGGCGACCGTGCCACCGAGTTCAAGCAACGCTGTCAGCAGTTGAAGATCGAGGGCGTCACGCTCCACAGCTACCGCTACGCGTGGGCCGAACGCGCCAAGACGGCCGGTTACCCAGAGCGGTTCGCCCAAGAGGCCCTGGGGCACAATAGCAAGGCCGTACACCGCGCCTACGCGAAGCGAGCCCTGGTGAAAATTCCTTCCCTGGAGGAATACGAACAGAAGGCAGCCGCGCATGGGGCCTTGGTTCAACCGTAG